A genome region from Hevea brasiliensis isolate MT/VB/25A 57/8 chromosome 7, ASM3005281v1, whole genome shotgun sequence includes the following:
- the LOC110642675 gene encoding CMP-sialic acid transporter 4-like yields the protein MIECSVCHSILSPTSKTISRAYDRHRGNVSSKTRALNFLLVVGDCILVGLQPILVYMSKVDGQFKFSPISVNFLTEAAKVLFAIVMLFIQAQRKQVGEKHYLSFSIFVQAARNNVLLAVPALLYAINNYLKFIMQLYFNPATVKMLSNLKVLIIAVLLKIIMKRQFSIIQWEALALLLIGISVNQLRSLPEGTTAMGLSVATGAYLYTLIFVTVPSLASVYNEYALKSQFETSIYLQNLFLYGYGAIFNFLAILITAIFKGPTSLDIMQGHSKATMLLICNNAAQGILSSFFFKYADTILKKYSSTVATIFTGIASAALFGHTLTMNFILGISIVFISMHQFFSPLSKVKDEPVKGGLEMVDVENNQRSKDASFINMAAGANEDGSHPVEHDEKAPLLPI from the exons ATGATAGAATGCAGCGTCTGTCATTCCATACTTTCTCCCACAAGCAAAACCATTTCCAGGGCTTACGATAGGCACCGGGGTAATGTCTCTTCCAAAACTCGGGCACTTAACTTTCTTCTGGTTGTTGGTGATTGCATCTTGGTCGGTCTACAG CCTATATTGGTTTACATGTCTAAGGTGGATGGCCAATTCAAGTTTAGTCCTATAAGTGTTAACTTCTTGACTGAGGCTGCTAAAGTTCTTTTTGCTATTGTTATGCTTTTCATCCAG GCACAGCGTAAACAGGTTGGAGAGAAACATTATCTCTCTTTTTCTATCTTTGTACAG GCTGCTCGAAATAACGTGCTTCTTGCTGTTCCAGCTCTCCTTTATgctattaataattatttgaagTTTATTATGCAG CTATACTTCAATCCTGCAACTGTGAAGATGCTAAGCAATCTGAAG GTTTTGATAATTGCAGTCTTGTTGAAAATCATCATGAAGCGACAGTTTTCAATTATTCAG TGGGAGGCTCTTGCTTTATTGCTCATTGGGATTAGTGTGAATCAGTTACGGTCTCTACCTGAGGGCACTACTGCCATGGGCCTTTCAGTTGCAACAGGGGCATACTTGTATACGCTAATTTTT GTGACTGTTCCATCACTAGCATCAGTCTACAATGAGTATGCTTTGAAGAGCCAGTTTGAGACCAGCATTTATCTTCAG AACCTCTTTCTGTATGGGTATGGTGCCATATTCAACTTCCTAGCCATCCTAATAACTGCCATTTTTAAAG GTCCTACTAGCTTGGATATCATGCAAGGTCACTCAAAGGCTACCATGCTTTTGATATGCAACAATGCAGCACAAGGAATtttatcttctttctttttcaaaTACGCAG ATACGATATTGAAGAAGTACTCATCAACTGTAGCCACAATTTTTACAGGAATAGCATCTGCTGCACTTTTTGGTCATACCCTGACTATGAATTTTATCTTAGGAATCTCTATTGTCTTTATCTCCATGCATCAG TTCTTTTCACCACTTTCAAAGGTTAAGGATGAACCAGTGAAAGGTGGTCTGGAGATGGTGGATGTTGAAAACAACCAGAG GTCTAAGGATGCATCCTTCATAAATATGGCCGCAGGAGCAAATGAGGAT GGTAGTCATCCAGTTGAACATGATGAGAAGGCGCCACTTCTTCCTATCTGA
- the LOC110642693 gene encoding gamma-tubulin complex component 2 isoform X1: MEAAPLPSCPSTPRWNVERPFLTGRFHQETKGASRLAGTKGLSLDSFSSPGIDKAIGCYDAAVQELIVIDNLMSALVGIEGQYILIKRVHGKEDEITFQIDASMDLALQERAKWIFPLCESYLLIDQFVESRSQFKSGVVNHAFAAALRALLLDYQAMVAQLEHQFRLGKLSIQGLWFYCQPLMGSMQALSTVVKKASANNFTGSAVLNLLQSQAKAMAGDSAVRSLLEKMTHCASNAYLGILERWVYEGVIDDPYGEFFIAENKSLHKESLTQDYDAKYWRQRYSLKEGIPSFLANIAGTILTTGKYLNVMRECGHNVQVPSSKNSKLMNFGSNHQYLECIKAAYDFASSELLNLIKEKYDLMGKLRSLKHYLLLDQGDFLVHFTDIARDELTKKLDEISVEKLQSLLDLALRTTAAAADPCHEDLTCCVERSSLLKTLGNLKDLGTRAFPDNNDLEEPMSITGLETFSLSYKVQWPLSIVISKKALTKYQLIFRFLFHCKHVDRQLCGAWQVHQGVRALNMRGTAIPRSALLCRSMLKFINSLLHYLTFEVLEPNWHMMYNKMQTAKSIDEVIQYHDLFLDKCLKECLLLLPELLKKVERLKLVCLQYAAASQWLISSSIDIPKLEEPSDVSLRSEKSKQWRSRSQSQAVKMMTQNTTVTESILKFEREFNAELQSLGPILSSNSQAEPYLTHLAQWILGIRNDQ; encoded by the exons ATGGAAGCAGCACCCTTGCCGTCGTGTCCTTCAACCCCTCGCTGGAACGTCGAGAGGCCCTTCCTCACTGGCCGTTTCCACCAg GAAACAAAAGGAGCCTCGAGGCTTGCTGGTACAAAGGGACTCTCCTTAGATTCCTTTAG CAGCCCCGGAATTGACAAGGCCATTGGTTGTTATGATGCTGCAGTCCAG GAACTTATTGTCATCGACAATCTTATGTCTGCATTAGTTGGAATTGAAGGACAATATATTTTGATCAAAAGAGTCCATGGAAAGGAGGATGAAATTACTTTCCAGATTGACGCTTCAATGGATTTGGCACTGCAG GAAAGAGCAAAATGGATATTTCCTTTATGTGAGAGCTATCTTTTGATTGACCAGTTTGTTGAGTCAAGGTCACAATTCAAGAGTGGCGTAGTTAATCATGCCTTTGCTGCTGCACTCAGGGCACTTCTTCTG GATTACCAGGCCATGGTAGCACAACTTGAACACCAATTTCGACTTGGAAAACTTTCCATACAAGGATTGTGGTTTTACTGTCAG CCCTTGATGGGCTCCATGCAAGCATTATCTACTGTTGTAAAGAAGGCTTCAGCAAATAATTTTACAGGATCTGCAGTCCTTAACCTCCTGCAGAGCCAG GCTAAGGCCATGGCTGGTGATAGTGCAGTGAGATCATTGCTAGAGAAGATGACACATTGTGCAAGCAATGCTTATCTGGGCATATTGGAGAG GTGGGTCTACGAAGGAGTCATCGATGATCCTTATGGTGAATTTTTCATTGCAGAGAACAAATCTCTTCATAAG GAGAGCCTCACACAGGATTATGATGCTAAGTACTGGAGGCAACGTTACAGCCTtaaagaaggaattcctagctTCCTTGCAAATATTGCTGGAACAATATTGACCACAGGAAAATACTTAAATGTTATGAGAGAATGTGGGCACAATGTTCAG GTTCCTTCCTCAAAAAATTCCAAATTGATGAACTTTGGCTCGAACCATCAGTATCTTGAATGCATAAAAGCAGCTTATGATTTTGCCAGCAGTGAGCTCTTAAACCTCATTAAAGAAAAG TATGATCTAATGGGAAAGCTGCGGTCTTTAAAGCACTATCTTCTTCTTGATCAG GGTGATTTTTTGGTTCATTTCACGGACATAGCTCGAGATGAGCTTACAAAAAAGCTTGATGAAATTTCGGTGGAGAAGCTTCAG TCTCTGTTAGACCTTGCTTTGCGTACCACAGCTGCTGCAGCAGATCCATGTCATGAGGACTTGACATGTTGTGTG GAAAGATCTTCTTTACTTAAAACACTGGGCAACCTGAAAGATCTAGGAACAAGGGCTTTTCCCGATAATAATGATCTAGAGGAGCCAATGAGCATTACAGGCCTTgagacattttctttgagttacAAG GTTCAATGGCCATTGTCTATAGTTATTTCAAAAAAAGCCCTAACAAAATACCAGTTGATTTTCCGCTTTCTGTTCCACTGTAAACATGTGGACCGCCAGCTTTGTGGGGCTTGGCAAGTACACCAA GGAGTTCGTGCCCTTAACATGCGGGGAACTGCCATCCCTAGATCAGCTCTTCTTTGTCGTAGTATGTTGAAATTCATCAACAGCCTTCTACACTATCTAACATTTGAG GTTCTTGAACCTAATTGGCACATGATGTATAATAAAATGCAGACCGCAAAAAGTATAGATGAG GTTATCCAATATCATGATTTGTTCCTTGATAAATGTCTCAAAGAATGTTTGCTGCTTCTACCGGAACTACTCAAG AAGGTGGAGAGGCTGAAATTAGTGTGCCTGCAGTATGCAGCTGCATCTCAGTGGCTGATATCGTCATCTATTGATATTCCAAAGCTAGAGGAGCCCTCTGATGTTTCACTCAGGTCAGAGAAGTCCAAGCAATGGAGATCAAGAAGCCAATCTCAGGCAGTAAAAATGATGACTCAGAATACAACAGTCACAGAGTCTATACT GAAATTTGAGAGGGAATTCAATGCTGAGCTTCAGAGTCTGGGTCCAATATTGAGCAGTAATTCCCAAGCAGAGCCATATTTGACTCATCTTGCACAGTGGATTCTTGGCATCAGAAATGACCAATAA
- the LOC110642693 gene encoding gamma-tubulin complex component 2 isoform X2 has product MEAAPLPSCPSTPRWNVERPFLTGRFHQETKGASRLAGTKGLSLDSFSPGIDKAIGCYDAAVQELIVIDNLMSALVGIEGQYILIKRVHGKEDEITFQIDASMDLALQERAKWIFPLCESYLLIDQFVESRSQFKSGVVNHAFAAALRALLLDYQAMVAQLEHQFRLGKLSIQGLWFYCQPLMGSMQALSTVVKKASANNFTGSAVLNLLQSQAKAMAGDSAVRSLLEKMTHCASNAYLGILERWVYEGVIDDPYGEFFIAENKSLHKESLTQDYDAKYWRQRYSLKEGIPSFLANIAGTILTTGKYLNVMRECGHNVQVPSSKNSKLMNFGSNHQYLECIKAAYDFASSELLNLIKEKYDLMGKLRSLKHYLLLDQGDFLVHFTDIARDELTKKLDEISVEKLQSLLDLALRTTAAAADPCHEDLTCCVERSSLLKTLGNLKDLGTRAFPDNNDLEEPMSITGLETFSLSYKVQWPLSIVISKKALTKYQLIFRFLFHCKHVDRQLCGAWQVHQGVRALNMRGTAIPRSALLCRSMLKFINSLLHYLTFEVLEPNWHMMYNKMQTAKSIDEVIQYHDLFLDKCLKECLLLLPELLKKVERLKLVCLQYAAASQWLISSSIDIPKLEEPSDVSLRSEKSKQWRSRSQSQAVKMMTQNTTVTESILKFEREFNAELQSLGPILSSNSQAEPYLTHLAQWILGIRNDQ; this is encoded by the exons ATGGAAGCAGCACCCTTGCCGTCGTGTCCTTCAACCCCTCGCTGGAACGTCGAGAGGCCCTTCCTCACTGGCCGTTTCCACCAg GAAACAAAAGGAGCCTCGAGGCTTGCTGGTACAAAGGGACTCTCCTTAGATTCCTTTAG CCCCGGAATTGACAAGGCCATTGGTTGTTATGATGCTGCAGTCCAG GAACTTATTGTCATCGACAATCTTATGTCTGCATTAGTTGGAATTGAAGGACAATATATTTTGATCAAAAGAGTCCATGGAAAGGAGGATGAAATTACTTTCCAGATTGACGCTTCAATGGATTTGGCACTGCAG GAAAGAGCAAAATGGATATTTCCTTTATGTGAGAGCTATCTTTTGATTGACCAGTTTGTTGAGTCAAGGTCACAATTCAAGAGTGGCGTAGTTAATCATGCCTTTGCTGCTGCACTCAGGGCACTTCTTCTG GATTACCAGGCCATGGTAGCACAACTTGAACACCAATTTCGACTTGGAAAACTTTCCATACAAGGATTGTGGTTTTACTGTCAG CCCTTGATGGGCTCCATGCAAGCATTATCTACTGTTGTAAAGAAGGCTTCAGCAAATAATTTTACAGGATCTGCAGTCCTTAACCTCCTGCAGAGCCAG GCTAAGGCCATGGCTGGTGATAGTGCAGTGAGATCATTGCTAGAGAAGATGACACATTGTGCAAGCAATGCTTATCTGGGCATATTGGAGAG GTGGGTCTACGAAGGAGTCATCGATGATCCTTATGGTGAATTTTTCATTGCAGAGAACAAATCTCTTCATAAG GAGAGCCTCACACAGGATTATGATGCTAAGTACTGGAGGCAACGTTACAGCCTtaaagaaggaattcctagctTCCTTGCAAATATTGCTGGAACAATATTGACCACAGGAAAATACTTAAATGTTATGAGAGAATGTGGGCACAATGTTCAG GTTCCTTCCTCAAAAAATTCCAAATTGATGAACTTTGGCTCGAACCATCAGTATCTTGAATGCATAAAAGCAGCTTATGATTTTGCCAGCAGTGAGCTCTTAAACCTCATTAAAGAAAAG TATGATCTAATGGGAAAGCTGCGGTCTTTAAAGCACTATCTTCTTCTTGATCAG GGTGATTTTTTGGTTCATTTCACGGACATAGCTCGAGATGAGCTTACAAAAAAGCTTGATGAAATTTCGGTGGAGAAGCTTCAG TCTCTGTTAGACCTTGCTTTGCGTACCACAGCTGCTGCAGCAGATCCATGTCATGAGGACTTGACATGTTGTGTG GAAAGATCTTCTTTACTTAAAACACTGGGCAACCTGAAAGATCTAGGAACAAGGGCTTTTCCCGATAATAATGATCTAGAGGAGCCAATGAGCATTACAGGCCTTgagacattttctttgagttacAAG GTTCAATGGCCATTGTCTATAGTTATTTCAAAAAAAGCCCTAACAAAATACCAGTTGATTTTCCGCTTTCTGTTCCACTGTAAACATGTGGACCGCCAGCTTTGTGGGGCTTGGCAAGTACACCAA GGAGTTCGTGCCCTTAACATGCGGGGAACTGCCATCCCTAGATCAGCTCTTCTTTGTCGTAGTATGTTGAAATTCATCAACAGCCTTCTACACTATCTAACATTTGAG GTTCTTGAACCTAATTGGCACATGATGTATAATAAAATGCAGACCGCAAAAAGTATAGATGAG GTTATCCAATATCATGATTTGTTCCTTGATAAATGTCTCAAAGAATGTTTGCTGCTTCTACCGGAACTACTCAAG AAGGTGGAGAGGCTGAAATTAGTGTGCCTGCAGTATGCAGCTGCATCTCAGTGGCTGATATCGTCATCTATTGATATTCCAAAGCTAGAGGAGCCCTCTGATGTTTCACTCAGGTCAGAGAAGTCCAAGCAATGGAGATCAAGAAGCCAATCTCAGGCAGTAAAAATGATGACTCAGAATACAACAGTCACAGAGTCTATACT GAAATTTGAGAGGGAATTCAATGCTGAGCTTCAGAGTCTGGGTCCAATATTGAGCAGTAATTCCCAAGCAGAGCCATATTTGACTCATCTTGCACAGTGGATTCTTGGCATCAGAAATGACCAATAA
- the LOC110642698 gene encoding phosphoglycolate phosphatase 1A, chloroplastic — translation MLGRTVVAYSFVSVPAVFPTIPKFLGLKRLSFNSFSIANAKWNWNFKLYNRKSSTALRKETRASAQPLKNADELIYSVETFIFDCDGVIWKGDKLIDGVPQTLDMLRSRGKRLVFVTNNSTKSRKQYGKKFETLGLNVTEEEIFASSFAAAAYLKSINFPKEKKVYVIGEDGILKELELAGFQYLGGPEDGGKKIELKPGFLMEHDKDVGAVVVGFDRYFNYYKVQYGTLCVRENPGCLFIATNRDAVTHLTDAQEWAGGGSMVGAIAGSSQREPLVVGKPSTFMMDYLANKFGILKSQICMVGDRLDTDILFGQNGGCKTLLVLSGVTTLSMLQDPSNSIQPDFYTNKISDFLSLKAATA, via the exons ATGCTAGGCAGAACAGTTGTGGCCTATTCCTTTGTTTCAGTGCCTGCTGTTTTTCCTACAATCCCCAAATTCTTGGGCCTTAAAAGGCTCTCTTTCAATTCTTTTTCTATAGCTAACGCAAAATGGAACTGGAATTTTAAGTTATATAATAGAAAGAGTAGTACCGCTTTAAGAAAGGAGACCAGAGCATCAGCTCAGCCTTTGAAGAACGCTGATGAGCTCATTTACTCCGTCGAGACCTTCATCTTTGATTGTGACG GAGTTATTTGGAAAGGTGATAAATTGATAGATGGTGTCCCTCAGACTCTGGATATGCTTCGTTCAAGG GGCAAGAGATTAGTTTTTGTTACCAACAACTCCACAAAGTCTAGGAAACAATATGGTAAGAAGTTTGAGACGCTTGGTCTGAACGTCACTGAG GAGGAAATTTTTGCTTCCTCTTTCGCTGCTGCTGCATACTTGAAGTCCATTAATTTTCCAAAGGAAAAAAAG GTTTATGTGATAGGTGAGGATGGCATCTTGAAGGAGCTCGAACTTGCTGGATTTCAATACCTTGGTGGGCCA GAAGATGGTGGGAAAAAGATAGAACTGAAGCCTGGGTTTCTAATGGAGCATGATAAGGAT GTTGGAGCAGTTGTGGTTGGATTTGATCGTTATTTCAACTACTACAAAGTACA GTATGGAACACTATGTGTAAGGGAAAACCCAGGGTGCCTCTTCATTGCCACGAATCGTGATGCTGTCACTCATCTCACAGATGCTCAGGAATGGGCAG GTGGTGGTTCTATGGTTGGTGCAATTGCTGGATCATCGCAGCGTGAACCACTGGTTGTTGGAAAGCCCTCAACTTTTATGATGGATTACTTAGCAAACAA ATTCGGGATTCTCAAGTCGCAGATATGCATGGTTGGGGATAGATTGGATACTGATATTCTGTTTGGACAAAATGGTGGTTGCAAAACTCTTCTTGTTCTCTCAG GTGTGACTACATTATCAATGCTTCAGGACCCCAGTAACTCCATCCAACCAGATTTCTACACAAACAAAATTTCTGATTTTCTCTCTCTCAAAGCAGCAACTGCATGA
- the LOC110642694 gene encoding probable E3 ubiquitin-protein ligase ARI8: MDSEDEFDMQDAAAESADDDFYSGGDDAFESDDADVADFEFIDNDSDDSDDLISHRHQQNYTILSEADICQRQDDDIMRISTVLSISKVSASILLRYYKWSVSKVNDEWFADEEKVRRVVGLLEKPVVEFPDGREVTCGICFEIYPSDRLHASACGHPFCSSCWQGYISTAINDGPGCLMLRCPDPSCGAAVGQDMINELTSDEDKEKYSRYFIRSYIEDNRKTKWCPAPGCDYAVDFIVGSGSYDVSCHCSYSFCWNCTEEAHRPVDCGTVAKWILKNSAESENMNWILANSKPCPKCKRPIEKNQGCMHITCTPPCKFEFCWLCLGAWSDHGERTGGFYACNRYETAKQEGVYDDAEKRREMAKNSLERYTHYYERWATNQSSRQKALADLQQMQTVHLEKLSDIQCQPESQLKFITEAWLQIVECRRVLKWTYAYGYYLPEHEHGKRQFFEYLQGEAESGLERLHQCAEKELQVYLNSEGPSKDFNEFRTKLAGLTSVTRNYFENLVRALENGLSDVDSHGACSRTTNSKSLGGGSSRGRSGRGKGSTSRSSGPSRNIDDSGHWSCEHCTYANIRSATICAICQQCR, translated from the exons ATGGATTCGGAGGATGAGTTCGATATGCAGGACGCAGCCGCTGAATCCGCTGATGATGATTTCTACAGCGGAGGGGATGATGCTTTTGAAAGCGATGACGCTGATGTCGCTGATTTCGAGTTCATCGACAACGATTCCGATGATTCCGATGACCTCATCTCCCATCGTCACCAG caAAACTATACCATTTTGAGTGAAGCAGATATTTGTCAACGTCAAGACGATGATATTATGAGGATATCTACTGTACTTTCCATTTCAAAGGTTTCAGCTAGCATCTTGCTCCGCTATTACAAATG GAGTGTCAGTAAAGTGAATGATGAATGGTTTGCAGATGAAGAAAAGGTTCGCAGGGTTGTTGGCTTATTGGAGAAACCAGTTGTTGAATTTCCAGATGGTAGAGAA GTGACATGCGGAATTTGTTTTGAAATCTATCCTTCTGATAGGTTGCATGCTTCTGCTTGCGGTCATCCATTTTGTAGTTCATGCTGGCAAG GCTACATTAGCACAGCTATTAATGATGGTCCTGGATGTTTAATGTTGCGATGTCCTGATCCATCTTGCGGTGCTGCTGTTGGTCAAGATATGATTAATGAATTGACTTCTGATGAAGACAAGGAAAAGTATTCCCGTTATTTCATTAGATCTTATATTGAGGATAATAGAAAG ACCAAATGGTGCCCTGCTCCGGGATGTGATTATGCTGTGGATTTTATTGTAGGCAGTGGAAGCTATGATGTTTCTTGCCACTGCTCATATAGCTTCTGCTGGAAT TGTACTGAAGAAGCCCATCGTCCTGTTGATTGTGGAACTGTGGCTAAGTGGATATTGAAGAACAGTGCTGAGTCTGAAAATATGAACTG GATACTGGCTAATTCCAAACCTTGTCCAAAGTGCAAGCGGCCAATTGAGAAAAACCAAGGCTGTATGCATATTACATGCACACCgccttgtaaatttgagttttgctG GCTTTGCCTTGGTGCATGGTCTGATCATGGAGAGAGGACTGGTGGCTTTTATGCATGTAATCGTTATGAGACAGCAAAGCAAGAGGGAGTG TATGATGATGCTGAGAAGCGAAGAGAAATGGCCAAAAACTCTCTGGAGAGATATACACATTATTATGAACGATGGGCAACCAACCAATCA tctaggcaaaaggcaCTGGCAGACCTACAGCAAATGCAAACTGTACAT CTTGAGAAGCTAAGTGACATACAATGTCAACCTGAGTCACAGCTAAAGTTCATTACCGAGGCCTGGCTACAG ATAGTTGAATGCAGGcgagttttgaaatggacttatgCCTATGGATATTATTTACCTGAGCATGAACATGGGAAGAGACAGTTCTTTGAGTATTTGCAAG GTGAAGCTGAGTCTGGGTTGGAACGTCTTCATCAATGTGCTGAGAAGGAGCTCCAGGTTTATCTAAATTCAGAGGGCCCATCAAAGGATTTTAATGAGTTCCGTACCAAACTTGCTGGGTTGACCAG TGTCACTCGGAACTATTTCGAGAACTTAGTACGAGCTTTGGAGAATGGTTTATCAGATGTGGACTCTCATGGTGCATGCAGCAGGACAACAAACTCAAAGAGCTTGGGAGGTGGAAGCAGCAGGGGGAGAAGTGGGAGAGGCAAGGGTTCAACATCCAGATCAAGTGGCCCTAGCAGAAACATTGATGATTCAGGCCACTGGTCATGTGAACATTGTACGTATGCAAATATCAGGTCGGCTACCATTTGTGCGATCTGCCAACAATGTcgttaa